From the Butyrivibrio fibrisolvens genome, one window contains:
- a CDS encoding MFS transporter produces the protein MEVTMSKDQGAQSAKKEEHVSKAFSWFHATSVNGGAMVIAAVISSYFSQYMTDHMGLAAGAASLIMFIATLWDAINDPIMGVLADRTHTKLGRYKPYFIFAPILLTLFSVLIWVNPGFSATGKFIWVLVTYIGYGMTVTMYTMPQMAILPAAVKSNQKRNMIITMGAGTCAAAFTIGNTFTPQLTGFFTNLGFSNGYIPLMIVCGILSAVSFWGLFATSKERYLQPVNQGETLKNLKLVLKHVELFPNIIAWIMASMGYGLMFSTSVYYMMYYYMRPDLISVYMGVISIGALVSMVVLMPIFLKVFKTGQRALMVSQILSMICYIILFFFGKTNFTFLCVLTFISACTSSMQNALVNVLVNDAIDYIQLKEGISANGVISSIKGFAQKCGNTFTNSGVLLVLSLSGYVANAIGQEPESTLFALNFLKFGAPCLTGIILILSVMFNPVHKYAKEIEDMKSKMEDVA, from the coding sequence ATGGAGGTTACAATGTCTAAAGATCAGGGAGCACAAAGTGCTAAGAAAGAAGAACATGTAAGCAAAGCCTTTTCATGGTTCCATGCAACATCAGTCAATGGCGGTGCGATGGTCATTGCGGCAGTTATTTCGAGTTATTTTTCCCAGTATATGACAGATCATATGGGGCTGGCAGCAGGAGCGGCTTCACTTATCATGTTCATAGCAACGCTTTGGGATGCTATCAATGACCCGATCATGGGAGTACTTGCAGACAGGACGCATACCAAACTTGGAAGATACAAACCTTATTTTATCTTTGCACCAATTCTTTTAACACTGTTCTCAGTACTTATCTGGGTCAATCCCGGATTCTCTGCAACAGGTAAGTTTATATGGGTGCTTGTGACATACATAGGATACGGCATGACAGTTACTATGTATACAATGCCTCAGATGGCTATCCTTCCGGCAGCTGTTAAGAGCAACCAGAAGAGAAATATGATCATCACAATGGGCGCCGGTACCTGCGCAGCAGCATTTACAATCGGTAATACATTCACACCACAGCTCACAGGATTTTTTACAAATCTTGGATTTAGTAACGGATACATACCGCTTATGATCGTATGCGGCATCCTCTCAGCTGTTTCATTCTGGGGACTTTTTGCAACATCCAAGGAGAGATACCTCCAGCCTGTTAATCAGGGCGAGACTCTTAAGAACCTTAAACTTGTGCTTAAGCATGTAGAGCTTTTCCCTAACATCATCGCATGGATCATGGCTTCAATGGGATATGGACTTATGTTCTCAACTTCAGTTTATTACATGATGTATTACTACATGAGACCAGACCTTATCTCAGTATACATGGGCGTTATCTCTATCGGAGCACTTGTATCAATGGTTGTCCTGATGCCTATTTTCCTTAAGGTATTTAAGACTGGTCAGAGAGCACTTATGGTATCTCAGATCTTATCTATGATCTGCTATATCATTCTTTTCTTCTTTGGTAAAACAAACTTCACATTCCTATGCGTTCTTACATTCATCTCAGCATGCACATCATCAATGCAGAATGCGCTTGTAAATGTACTTGTAAATGACGCGATCGACTATATTCAGCTCAAAGAGGGCATCTCTGCCAACGGCGTTATCTCTTCAATAAAGGGATTTGCCCAGAAGTGCGGCAATACATTTACTAACTCCGGAGTGCTTCTGGTACTGTCACTTTCAGGATATGTAGCCAATGCAATAGGTCAGGAGCCTGAGTCAACATTGTTTGCACTTAACTTCCTGAAGTTCGGCGCACCATGTCTTACAG
- the ilvB gene encoding biosynthetic-type acetolactate synthase large subunit, with amino-acid sequence MVLNGAEIVLKCLKEQGVDTVFGYPGGTILNIYDELYKHSDEFCHILTSHEQGAAHAADGYARSTGKVGVCMATSGPGSTNLVTGIATAYMDSVPMVAITCNVNLPALGKDSFQEVDINGITMPITKHGFIVKDVKKLADTLRRAFEIARSGRPGPVVVDITKDVTAAKCDYTPAQISEPKTKKEYSKEDIEKVAAMIAKSKRPFIYVGGGAIISGAHEEVRELAKRIQAPVCDTLMGKGAFDGTDELYTGMIGMHGTKTSNYGVSKCDLLLTCGARFSDRVIGNPKAFAKGAKIVQFDIDAAEINKNIKTDASIVGDLKEILTDLLEVLKPGKHDEWLSEIKEMEEEFPLSYDKSKLTCPYIMEELDKITKGGAIITTDVGQHQMWAAQYYKYKNPRTFLSSGGLGTMGYGLGAVIGAKMGNPDKICVNIAGDGCFRMNMNELATASRYNIPIIEIIIDNEVLGMVRQWQNLFYGQRYSQTVLTDKVDYCKVAEGLGCKAIRVTKKSEVAAALKEAINAGGPVVIDAVIEKDDKVYPMVPAGKPLTEVFDASDIEE; translated from the coding sequence ATGGTCTTAAATGGTGCAGAAATCGTTCTTAAATGTCTTAAGGAGCAGGGGGTAGATACTGTATTTGGATACCCGGGCGGAACGATTCTTAATATTTATGACGAATTATATAAGCATTCGGATGAGTTTTGCCATATCCTTACAAGCCATGAGCAGGGTGCTGCTCATGCAGCTGACGGATATGCAAGATCCACCGGCAAGGTTGGAGTCTGCATGGCTACATCAGGCCCCGGATCTACCAATCTGGTAACAGGAATAGCAACAGCATATATGGATAGCGTACCGATGGTTGCTATCACCTGCAATGTTAATCTTCCCGCACTTGGTAAGGATTCCTTCCAGGAGGTTGACATCAACGGTATCACAATGCCTATTACCAAGCACGGATTCATCGTCAAGGATGTTAAGAAGCTTGCTGATACATTAAGAAGAGCATTTGAGATTGCAAGATCAGGCCGTCCAGGACCTGTAGTAGTTGACATTACGAAGGATGTTACTGCTGCCAAATGTGATTATACACCGGCTCAGATCTCTGAACCCAAGACTAAGAAGGAATATTCCAAGGAAGACATAGAGAAAGTCGCTGCAATGATAGCTAAATCCAAACGTCCATTTATCTATGTCGGCGGCGGAGCAATCATATCAGGCGCTCATGAGGAAGTCAGAGAGCTTGCAAAGAGGATTCAGGCTCCTGTATGCGATACTCTTATGGGTAAAGGTGCCTTCGATGGTACAGATGAGCTCTATACTGGAATGATCGGTATGCATGGAACCAAGACTTCAAACTATGGTGTCAGCAAGTGTGACCTTCTGCTGACCTGCGGTGCCAGATTCTCAGACAGAGTAATAGGCAATCCTAAGGCATTTGCCAAGGGTGCTAAGATCGTACAGTTCGATATAGATGCTGCTGAGATCAATAAGAATATCAAGACAGATGCTTCTATAGTTGGTGATCTTAAAGAGATCCTTACTGATCTTCTTGAAGTTTTGAAACCGGGCAAGCATGACGAGTGGCTCTCCGAGATCAAGGAGATGGAAGAGGAGTTCCCGCTTTCTTATGACAAGAGTAAGCTTACATGTCCTTATATCATGGAAGAGCTTGATAAGATAACCAAGGGTGGTGCTATCATCACAACAGATGTAGGTCAACATCAGATGTGGGCTGCCCAGTACTATAAGTACAAAAATCCAAGAACTTTCCTTTCAAGTGGCGGTCTTGGAACTATGGGATATGGTCTTGGCGCAGTAATAGGTGCCAAGATGGGCAATCCTGACAAGATCTGTGTCAATATTGCAGGTGACGGATGCTTTAGAATGAACATGAACGAGCTTGCAACTGCCAGCAGATACAATATTCCTATCATCGAGATCATCATTGATAATGAGGTTCTTGGTATGGTACGTCAGTGGCAGAATCTGTTCTATGGTCAGCGTTATTCTCAAACTGTTCTTACTGACAAGGTTGACTACTGCAAGGTTGCTGAGGGTCTTGGATGCAAGGCTATCCGTGTGACCAAGAAGTCTGAGGTTGCAGCTGCGCTTAAGGAAGCTATAAATGCTGGTGGTCCTGTCGTTATCGATGCGGTTATCGAGAAAGATGATAAGGTATATCCGATGGTACCTGCAGGCAAGCCGCTTACGGAAGTATTCGATGCTAGCGATATAGAAGAGTAA
- a CDS encoding glycoside hydrolase family 2 TIM barrel-domain containing protein, with protein MKIRKWNDNWKFWSGGDSFALVWGIPENAVDVTLPHDAMALETPYEDCPNGTNTGYAKGALYTYVKRFYVPSSAYAGKDVIVRFEGIYEKSSIYVNEQLVGSCNYGYSVVDVNITGALRLDAENEIRVIVRNGAMPNSRWYSGGGIYKDVYMLIGEKAHIAPYGVRINTLTLDDDSAEILVKTRIDNKDNSRLTASLETRIIDPSGKEAASVKVPAHLMPLESREIMQRITVTDPSPWSEDTPDLYKCVSVITSDDFCATEKDIIMDSSEESFGIRTMSLDKVHGLRVNGKTVKLRGACVHHDSGLIGAATYDSVMYRQVRKMKEAGFNALRIAHNPAAPALLRACDKLGVYVMDEFVDMWTRNKTDYDYSMSFETDWKKDLKSMIMKDYNHPSVIMYSIGNEIPEIGTDIGTRIGIEMNAYVKELDDSRYTTAGINGVFAAGDKVGEIMQDIMSAACDKKEQKSAKDVEGIEAEAEVEIEAETEAKRDVEIENESGTQENTDSKADGNADNNADGNADGNVNDFMTVMDAHMDEIVNHKAVSQRLDNACTFLDIAGYNYMTARYEKDYVNNPDRIIVGSETYPPQIARNWAEIEKYSTVIGDFTWTGWDYIGEAGIGIPAYKFGEGGFGASYPCRLSYVGDFDITGFRRPVSYYRQIVFGLRKAPYIAVQDPHHYGEKVITTPWVMSDAISSWTWDIPRGSGVIVEVYSAGDEAELILNGKSLGRKASGKKEGYRTLFDITYEEGELEAVSYENGKEIGRVSLVTAGEFSKIEVVREQNDYKESCNNAIGNGSINIKTIDKAMEKEASCDNSDSYENMEIVYLNISLCDDEGNVNTESDTDIHVSLSDNLELMGFGSADPRDVTNYKTSDTRTFNGRCQLIVRRLDNNKGIVTLKTDELVTEYEII; from the coding sequence ATGAAGATCAGGAAATGGAATGATAACTGGAAATTCTGGAGCGGCGGAGATTCTTTTGCCTTAGTATGGGGGATACCGGAAAACGCTGTAGATGTAACGCTTCCACACGATGCAATGGCGCTTGAGACGCCGTATGAGGACTGCCCTAACGGGACTAATACCGGATATGCTAAGGGCGCGCTCTATACATATGTAAAAAGATTCTACGTTCCATCATCTGCGTATGCAGGCAAAGATGTAATAGTCAGATTTGAAGGAATATATGAAAAGTCGTCTATCTATGTGAATGAGCAGCTTGTGGGAAGCTGTAACTACGGATATAGCGTAGTAGATGTTAATATTACGGGAGCTTTAAGGCTGGATGCGGAAAATGAGATAAGAGTGATTGTTAGAAATGGGGCTATGCCAAACTCCAGATGGTACAGCGGCGGCGGAATATACAAAGATGTATATATGCTAATAGGAGAAAAGGCTCATATTGCTCCTTATGGCGTTCGTATAAATACGCTTACTCTTGATGATGACAGTGCAGAGATCCTTGTGAAAACAAGAATTGATAATAAAGATAATTCCAGGCTTACGGCTAGTCTTGAGACAAGGATTATAGATCCTTCAGGAAAAGAAGCCGCTTCTGTCAAAGTGCCTGCGCACTTGATGCCTCTTGAAAGTAGAGAGATCATGCAGAGAATCACTGTTACTGATCCAAGCCCATGGTCTGAAGATACTCCGGATCTATATAAATGCGTATCGGTGATTACTTCAGATGACTTTTGTGCTACAGAAAAAGATATAATAATGGATTCTAGCGAAGAGTCATTCGGAATAAGGACTATGTCTTTGGACAAAGTACACGGCCTTAGAGTTAATGGCAAGACTGTAAAGCTCAGAGGTGCCTGCGTCCACCATGACAGCGGGCTTATTGGAGCTGCAACCTATGACAGTGTGATGTACAGGCAGGTTCGCAAGATGAAAGAAGCGGGATTCAATGCTCTTAGAATAGCTCATAACCCTGCTGCGCCTGCGCTTCTTAGAGCCTGTGACAAGCTGGGCGTATATGTTATGGACGAGTTTGTAGATATGTGGACTCGTAACAAAACAGACTATGACTACAGTATGAGCTTTGAGACTGATTGGAAGAAGGACCTTAAGTCCATGATCATGAAGGACTATAATCATCCGTCTGTGATCATGTATTCAATTGGTAATGAGATACCTGAGATAGGTACGGATATAGGTACCCGTATCGGAATAGAGATGAATGCATATGTCAAAGAACTTGATGATAGCAGGTATACAACAGCCGGTATCAACGGCGTATTCGCTGCAGGAGACAAAGTTGGCGAGATAATGCAGGATATAATGAGCGCTGCATGTGATAAAAAGGAGCAAAAATCTGCAAAAGATGTAGAAGGAATAGAAGCTGAAGCAGAAGTTGAAATAGAAGCTGAAACAGAAGCTAAAAGAGATGTTGAAATAGAGAATGAATCAGGGACACAAGAAAATACTGATAGCAAAGCAGATGGAAATGCAGATAATAATGCAGATGGCAATGCTGATGGTAATGTCAATGACTTCATGACAGTTATGGATGCTCACATGGATGAGATCGTCAATCACAAGGCTGTATCCCAAAGACTTGATAACGCCTGCACTTTCCTTGATATAGCAGGGTACAACTACATGACTGCAAGATATGAAAAAGATTATGTAAACAATCCCGACAGGATAATAGTAGGATCAGAGACTTATCCGCCGCAGATAGCAAGGAACTGGGCTGAAATAGAAAAGTACAGTACAGTGATAGGCGACTTCACCTGGACAGGCTGGGATTATATTGGAGAAGCCGGAATAGGTATACCTGCCTATAAGTTTGGCGAGGGAGGCTTTGGCGCTTCATATCCATGCAGATTATCATATGTCGGAGATTTTGATATCACAGGCTTTAGAAGACCCGTTTCTTATTATAGGCAGATAGTCTTCGGGCTTAGAAAAGCGCCTTATATAGCAGTGCAGGATCCTCATCATTACGGTGAAAAAGTCATAACAACGCCATGGGTCATGAGCGATGCCATATCATCATGGACATGGGATATACCTAGAGGAAGCGGCGTTATAGTAGAAGTATACTCGGCCGGAGATGAAGCTGAGCTTATTCTTAACGGCAAGAGCCTTGGCAGAAAAGCTTCAGGCAAAAAGGAAGGATACAGAACACTTTTTGATATAACTTATGAAGAAGGTGAACTGGAAGCTGTCTCATACGAAAACGGCAAAGAGATAGGCAGAGTGTCTCTGGTAACCGCAGGAGAGTTTTCTAAGATTGAAGTGGTCAGGGAACAAAATGACTATAAGGAAAGCTGTAATAATGCTATAGGCAATGGCTCTATAAATATCAAAACCATTGATAAAGCTATGGAGAAAGAAGCGTCATGTGACAATTCTGATTCATATGAAAATATGGAAATAGTATATCTGAATATATCCCTTTGCGACGACGAAGGCAATGTCAACACAGAGTCAGACACAGATATCCATGTCAGCTTGTCAGACAATCTGGAGCTAATGGGCTTTGGCTCAGCAGATCCAAGAGATGTCACAAATTATAAGACTTCAGACACAAGAACCTTTAACGGCAGATGTCAGCTGATAGTACGCCGCCTGGATAATAATAAGGGAATTGTAACCCTGAAAACGGACGAACTAGTAACAGAGTACGAGATAATATAA
- a CDS encoding family 43 glycosylhydrolase yields MSRVYCNPLNLPYKYSFQKPNMPGLGDDKLSVYREAADPTLEYFKGRYYLFPSMTAGFYVSSNMLDWEYHELDAPIPVFDYAPDVRAVGDYLYFCASKRNEVCNFYRSKDPVNEGFEEIEGSFPFWDPDLFLDDDGRMYLYWGCSNITPIWGVELDPRTMKPVCDKKVMFEMDNKSRGYERIGMDHVSPKAGMDFEKAAEAIFQDLMKMPMELRQKEGLTTEDAVRKLARGFAGDDPYIEGAYMTKHDGKYYLQYAFPQTQTNVYGDGVLVGDNPLGPFEFARNNPFSYKPGGFINGAGHGSTIADEDGRYWHAASMSISVNNDMERRLGLWKAGFDADGELYCDQFYGDWPSDMDKEAFEEPEYMLLSYGKKAFVSSGVGADKLTNEDVKNWWKADSKTGEWAVIDLGEAMDVNCIQINFADDGIKAKIPEGAQCLVAHEIRYIDREKRRTRWILEGSLDGGDFFVIEDKSKADTNLCNDFVYRPEGIKARFIRLTVIEVPFDQNICVSGIRVFGKGNGRMPAKAAGVKAVMKTDIDMQVSWSKDNAAGHNIVWGYAPTKLYHSYLVLGRNSQNIGAIVKDSPIYVRVDSFNETGITHGDVIKIR; encoded by the coding sequence ATGAGCAGAGTATATTGTAATCCGCTTAATTTGCCGTATAAATACAGCTTTCAAAAGCCCAACATGCCTGGGCTTGGAGATGATAAGCTTTCGGTATACAGGGAGGCGGCGGATCCTACGCTGGAATATTTTAAGGGGAGGTATTATCTTTTTCCGTCTATGACTGCGGGTTTTTATGTTAGCAGCAATATGCTTGACTGGGAATATCATGAGCTTGATGCTCCTATTCCTGTTTTTGACTATGCTCCTGATGTTAGGGCGGTGGGAGATTATCTGTATTTCTGCGCATCGAAAAGGAACGAGGTATGTAACTTCTATAGGTCCAAAGATCCTGTTAATGAAGGTTTTGAAGAGATTGAAGGGAGCTTTCCTTTCTGGGATCCGGATTTGTTTCTGGATGATGATGGGAGGATGTACCTGTATTGGGGGTGTTCTAATATTACGCCTATATGGGGAGTTGAACTTGATCCAAGGACTATGAAGCCTGTCTGTGACAAGAAGGTTATGTTCGAAATGGACAATAAGTCAAGGGGCTATGAGCGTATTGGTATGGATCATGTGAGTCCTAAGGCTGGGATGGATTTTGAGAAGGCTGCGGAAGCTATTTTTCAGGATCTTATGAAGATGCCTATGGAACTTAGGCAGAAGGAAGGGCTTACTACTGAGGATGCTGTGAGGAAGCTGGCACGAGGCTTTGCAGGAGATGATCCATATATTGAGGGAGCTTATATGACCAAGCATGATGGGAAGTATTATCTTCAGTATGCTTTTCCGCAGACTCAGACCAATGTATATGGAGATGGTGTTTTAGTAGGGGATAATCCGCTTGGACCTTTTGAATTTGCACGCAATAATCCGTTTAGTTATAAGCCGGGAGGTTTTATTAATGGCGCAGGTCATGGATCTACTATAGCTGATGAAGATGGCAGGTACTGGCATGCGGCGTCGATGTCCATTTCTGTTAATAATGATATGGAGAGAAGACTTGGTTTGTGGAAGGCAGGCTTTGACGCAGATGGCGAGCTTTACTGCGATCAATTTTATGGAGACTGGCCGTCTGATATGGACAAGGAAGCTTTTGAAGAGCCCGAATATATGCTTCTTTCATATGGCAAAAAAGCTTTTGTTTCTTCAGGTGTTGGAGCAGATAAGCTTACAAATGAGGATGTAAAAAACTGGTGGAAGGCGGATTCCAAAACGGGCGAGTGGGCTGTGATAGATCTTGGAGAAGCGATGGATGTTAACTGCATTCAGATAAACTTTGCAGATGACGGGATTAAGGCTAAGATTCCGGAAGGCGCACAGTGTCTTGTTGCACATGAGATCAGATACATAGACAGGGAAAAGCGCCGCACAAGGTGGATACTTGAAGGGTCTTTGGACGGCGGAGATTTTTTTGTAATAGAAGATAAATCAAAGGCAGATACTAATCTGTGCAATGATTTTGTATATAGACCGGAAGGTATAAAGGCAAGGTTCATAAGGCTCACTGTAATAGAGGTGCCTTTTGATCAGAATATCTGTGTGTCCGGTATCAGGGTATTTGGAAAGGGCAATGGCCGGATGCCAGCCAAAGCTGCCGGTGTTAAGGCTGTGATGAAGACTGACATAGATATGCAGGTGTCCTGGAGCAAAGATAACGCTGCAGGCCACAATATTGTATGGGGCTATGCACCGACAAAGCTCTATCACAGTTATCTGGTACTTGGGAGGAATTCCCAGAATATAGGGGCCATCGTAAAGGATTCTCCTATTTATGTACGAGTTGATAGTTTTAACGAAACAGGTATCACACATGGTGATGTGATTAAGATAAGATGA
- the ilvD gene encoding dihydroxy-acid dehydratase → MNSDRVLRGLQQAPHRSLFNALGFTEEEKRKPLIGIVSSQSDIIPGHMELQRIAEAVKLGVAEAGGMPVVVPAIAVCDGIAMGHIGMKYSLVTRDLIADSTECLCKAHGFDAMVMIPNCDKNVPGLLMAAARCNIPTIFVSGGPMLAGHVDGRKRSLSSMFEAVGEVTAGKISDDKLLEYEEKVCPTCGSCSGMYTANSMNCLTEAIGMGLRGNGTIPAVYSARIRLAKKAGYKIMELLEKDIKPRDIMTKEAFENALAMDMALGCSTNTMLHIPAIAHEAGVDINMEYANEISDRTPNLCHLAPAGPTYMEDLNEAGGVYAVMKELTKKNLIHTDLLTCTGKTVGENLEGVENLNPEVIRPIDNPYLPNGGIAVLKGNLAPDTGIVKRSAVAPEMMVHEGPARVFDCEEDAIAAILGGKIVDGDVVVIRYEGPKGGPGMREMLNPTSAIAGMGLGSTVALITDGRFSGASRGASIGHVSPEAAVGGPIALVQEGDIISIDINNNSLNMKVSDEELAKRKAAWKPRQPKITDGYLARYQKLVTSGNTGAILKVPDVE, encoded by the coding sequence ATGAACAGTGACAGAGTTTTAAGAGGACTGCAGCAGGCACCTCACAGAAGTTTGTTTAATGCACTTGGTTTTACAGAAGAAGAGAAAAGAAAGCCTCTTATCGGAATTGTGAGCTCTCAAAGTGATATCATTCCGGGTCATATGGAACTGCAGAGAATCGCTGAAGCTGTCAAGCTCGGCGTAGCTGAAGCCGGCGGAATGCCTGTAGTAGTTCCTGCTATCGCAGTGTGCGACGGAATTGCGATGGGACATATCGGAATGAAGTATTCTCTTGTTACAAGAGATCTTATAGCAGACTCTACAGAGTGTCTGTGCAAGGCTCATGGCTTCGATGCCATGGTCATGATACCTAACTGTGATAAGAATGTACCGGGACTACTGATGGCTGCGGCACGTTGCAATATACCTACTATATTCGTTTCAGGCGGACCTATGCTTGCAGGACATGTTGATGGTCGTAAGAGATCTCTTTCATCTATGTTCGAAGCTGTTGGCGAGGTTACTGCCGGCAAGATCAGTGATGATAAGCTTCTTGAGTACGAAGAGAAGGTATGCCCTACTTGCGGAAGCTGCTCTGGTATGTACACAGCCAATTCAATGAACTGCCTGACAGAAGCTATCGGTATGGGTCTTAGAGGCAATGGTACGATCCCGGCAGTATACTCTGCAAGAATCCGTCTTGCCAAGAAGGCTGGCTACAAGATCATGGAACTCTTGGAAAAGGATATAAAGCCAAGAGATATCATGACCAAAGAAGCCTTTGAGAATGCTCTTGCCATGGATATGGCACTTGGCTGCTCTACTAATACAATGCTTCATATCCCTGCTATCGCTCATGAAGCAGGTGTTGATATCAATATGGAATATGCCAACGAGATCTCTGACAGAACACCTAATCTGTGCCACCTCGCACCTGCAGGTCCTACATATATGGAAGACCTTAACGAGGCAGGCGGTGTATATGCTGTAATGAAGGAACTTACCAAGAAGAATCTCATCCATACAGATCTTCTTACATGTACAGGCAAGACTGTAGGAGAGAACCTTGAAGGCGTTGAGAATCTCAATCCTGAGGTTATAAGACCTATTGATAATCCATATCTTCCAAACGGCGGTATTGCAGTACTTAAGGGTAATCTTGCACCTGATACAGGTATTGTAAAGAGGTCTGCAGTAGCTCCCGAAATGATGGTTCATGAAGGTCCTGCGAGAGTATTCGACTGTGAAGAAGATGCTATTGCAGCTATCCTTGGCGGCAAGATCGTAGACGGAGACGTAGTTGTTATAAGATATGAAGGACCTAAGGGCGGACCTGGTATGAGAGAGATGCTCAATCCTACATCTGCAATTGCCGGTATGGGACTTGGATCTACAGTTGCCCTTATTACAGATGGCAGATTCTCAGGAGCAAGCAGAGGAGCTTCTATAGGACATGTATCTCCGGAAGCTGCAGTAGGCGGACCTATAGCTCTGGTACAGGAAGGCGATATCATCTCAATCGATATCAATAACAATTCTCTTAACATGAAAGTATCTGATGAAGAGCTTGCTAAGAGAAAGGCAGCATGGAAGCCAAGACAGCCTAAGATCACAGATGGCTATCTTGCCCGCTATCAGAAGCTCGTTACAAGCGGTAATACAGGCGCTATCCTTAAAGTTCCGGATGTTGAATAG